In one Liolophura sinensis isolate JHLJ2023 chromosome 11, CUHK_Ljap_v2, whole genome shotgun sequence genomic region, the following are encoded:
- the LOC135478266 gene encoding melanocortin receptor 5-like, translating to MDREELKAILMGLMEDDAGKNLSLNVFGDGANNSAGNLLNLSNAYNRMSFEAGKSLVVVLASVGITANMASLFAMFHISGSFSANQRFIVNLVMSDLFISSVVLLHVANSSVFPMFTPGEAYGKRLCVYTVLKALVMMGHTISLLNLVVLAFDHFLAISKPLHYLNVFTGRRVTLTLAGIWIIGLLCGFSDFIVPAPEYSYCVGRDYVNFCEIGYCSRYETEYLLFPLAHVCFIVMVVFYSRVFVTIYKYQKMAGRHQRHMRRNIKGLVTTLIILGTFIVCWSPHCIFQAFFLLKILSDHMWVMKNYRLLLRVDYFMYALWLANCVCDPIIYAVRMREVKHGYYRMAHCYLVLERAATLQRNSTMTSLYRRSVTTSITCEQLDLQNGSSPGNSAL from the coding sequence ATGGACCGAGAAGAACTCAAAGCTATCCTGATGGGTCTTATGGAGGATGACGCAGGAAAAAATCTATCTCTAAATGTCTTTGGGGATGGCGCTAACAACAGCGCTGGGAATCTTCTGAATTTGTCAAATGCTTATAATAGGATGAGTTTTGAGGCGGGAAAATCGTTGGTGGTCGTGTTAGCCTCTGTAGGAATTACAGCTAATATGGCGTCGCTCTTTGCCATGTTCCATATTTCCGGTTCCTTCTCAGCGAATCAGCGTTTCATTGTGAACCTGGTCATGAGCGATCTTTTCATCAGCTCTGTAGTATTACTGCACGTGGCCAACAGCTCCGTGTTCCCCATGTTTACCCCAGGGGAGGCTTACGGGAAACGTCTCTGTGTGTACACCGTGTTGAAAGCCCTCGTAATGATGGGTCATACGATCTCCTTACTTAATTTGGTGGTTCTGGCTTTCGACCATTTTCTGGCAATTAGCAAACCTTTACACTATCTGAATGTCTTCACTGGTCGGAGAGTGACATTAACTCTTGCTGGGATTTGGATTATTGGCCTTCTCTGCGGATTCTCAGATTTTATCGTTCCTGCACCGGAATACTCATATTGTGTGGGCCGAGACTACGTGAATTTCTGCGAAATTGGATACTGTTCAAGATACGAGACGGAATACCTACTGTTTCCCCTGGCGCATGTCTGTTTCATTGTGATGGTTGTGTTTTACAGCCGCGTATTTGTAACTATTTACAAGTACCAGAAAATGGCCGGGCGCCACCAGAGGCACATGAGGAGAAACATTAAAGGTCTGGTCACCACACTGATCATCTTAGGGACATTTATCGTTTGCTGGTCACCACATTGTATATTCCAGGCCTTTTTTCTTCTCAAGATTTTATCGGATCACATGTGGGTGATGAAGAACTACAGACTGTTGTTAAGAGTGGATTATTTTATGTACGCTCTCTGGCTCGCCAACTGTGTTTGTGACCCAATTATCTACGCTGTGCGCATGCGTGAAGTGAAGCATGGCTACTATCGTATGGCACACTGTTACCTTGTCTTGGAGAGAGCGGCAACGCTGCAGAGAAACTCCACTATGACGTCACTGTATCGACGTTCTGTGACGACATCCATCACGTGCGAACAACTTGACCTTCAGAACGGAAGCTCTCCTGGAAACTCCGCACTGTGA